In Hoeflea ulvae, one genomic interval encodes:
- a CDS encoding DUF6653 family protein has translation MRIDKAIESSMMMDDATWARHANPWSFWTRVPILMLFALAVWSRIWIGWWCLIPIGLVIAWTLVNPRAFSPPARLDNWASQVVLGERRWLARKATPIPAHHARAAMILSLLSGLSIIPLAYGLWVLDPWAVFAGAMLASVFKLWFGDRMAWLNADMTGGHGG, from the coding sequence ATGCGAATAGACAAAGCAATTGAAAGCTCGATGATGATGGATGACGCGACCTGGGCGCGGCATGCAAATCCCTGGAGTTTCTGGACAAGGGTGCCAATCCTGATGCTGTTCGCCCTTGCTGTCTGGAGCCGGATCTGGATCGGCTGGTGGTGCCTGATCCCGATCGGCCTGGTCATTGCATGGACGCTGGTCAATCCACGCGCCTTTTCGCCACCGGCAAGGCTGGACAACTGGGCGTCGCAAGTGGTTCTGGGGGAGCGCCGCTGGCTGGCGCGCAAGGCGACGCCGATCCCTGCACATCACGCCAGGGCGGCGATGATCCTGAGCCTTTTGTCGGGCCTTTCGATCATCCCGCTCGCCTATGGCCTCTGGGTGCTTGATCCCTGGGCGGTCTTTGCCGGCGCCATGCTGGCATCGGTGTTCAAGCTGTGGTTCGGCGACCGCATGGCCTGGCTAAATGCCGACATGACGGGCGGGCATGGTGGTTGA
- a CDS encoding PaaI family thioesterase, whose product MPAAAAPVMSAPEVSAYLDEVFPQIKSNGDNISVRDVAAGTALVRLEADDKHLRPGGTVSGPTLFMLADLAAYAVILAHIGRVALAVTTNLNINFLMKPEPGPLDATATILKLGKRLVVTDIAIRDSGGELVAHATATYSIPPRN is encoded by the coding sequence ATGCCCGCAGCAGCCGCGCCCGTCATGTCCGCACCCGAGGTCTCCGCCTATCTCGACGAGGTGTTTCCGCAGATCAAATCCAACGGCGACAATATCTCGGTGAGAGATGTGGCTGCCGGAACCGCGCTTGTCCGACTCGAGGCGGACGACAAGCATCTGCGCCCGGGTGGCACGGTCAGCGGGCCGACGCTGTTCATGCTGGCCGATCTGGCGGCCTATGCGGTGATCCTTGCCCATATCGGCCGCGTGGCGCTGGCAGTAACGACCAATCTCAATATCAACTTCCTGATGAAGCCCGAACCGGGGCCGCTGGACGCCACCGCGACCATCCTCAAGCTGGGCAAAAGGCTGGTGGTGACCGATATCGCGATCCGCGATTCCGGCGGCGAACTGGTCGCCCACGCCACTGCGACCTACTCGATTCCGCCGCGAAACTGA
- a CDS encoding CoA-binding protein, which yields MNHDRYTSSYISGILQSVRTIAVIGASANEVRPSFFVMKYLLGKGYEVIPVNPGQAGKPILGQMTYARLIDVPVAIDMVDVFRASNAVPGIVDEVLALDPRPQVIWMQLTVRHDEAAARAEADGIKVVMDRCPKIEYARLSGEIGWNGVNSGLISSRKPVMRSGFQSYGLRVPDDQE from the coding sequence ATGAACCACGACCGCTACACCAGTTCCTATATTTCAGGCATTTTGCAGTCGGTCAGGACCATTGCGGTCATCGGCGCATCGGCCAATGAAGTCCGTCCCAGCTTTTTCGTGATGAAGTATCTGCTTGGCAAGGGCTATGAAGTCATCCCGGTCAATCCGGGGCAGGCGGGCAAGCCCATCCTCGGGCAGATGACCTATGCACGCCTGATCGATGTGCCCGTGGCGATCGACATGGTCGATGTTTTCCGCGCCTCCAATGCCGTGCCCGGCATTGTCGACGAGGTTTTGGCGCTTGATCCCAGGCCCCAGGTGATCTGGATGCAACTCACCGTGCGCCATGACGAGGCCGCTGCTCGCGCCGAAGCTGACGGCATCAAGGTGGTGATGGACCGCTGCCCGAAGATCGAATATGCCCGGCTGTCGGGCGAAATTGGCTGGAACGGTGTCAACAGCGGCTTGATCTCATCGCGCAAACCGGTGATGCGGTCAGGCTTTCAGAGCTATGGGCTCAGAGTGCCCGACGATCAGGAGTGA
- a CDS encoding O-acetylhomoserine aminocarboxypropyltransferase: MSNNQPGFSTLAIHAGAQPDPATGARATPIYQTTAFVFDDADHAASLFGLKAFGNIYTRIMNPTQAVLEERVAALEGGTAALAVASGHAAQLIVFHTIMSPGDNFVAANQLYGGSINQFGKSFKSFDWQVRWADPADMASIESQIDDRTKAIFVESLANPGGTFVDINAIAEVARKHGLPLIVDNTMASPYLIQPIEHGADIVLHSLTKFIGGHGNSMGGIIVDGGSFDWSKSGKYPALSEPRSEYGDVVLHETFGNFAFAIACRVLGLRDLGPAISPFNAFMILTGAETLPLRMQRHCDNALAVAEWLSKHDKVSWVHYAGLPDHDNHALQQRYSPKGAGAVFTFGLKGGYDSGVKFVEGLEMFSHLANIGDTRSLVIHPASTTHAQLSPEQQTAAGAGPDVVRLSIGIEDVKDIIADLEQALAKA, from the coding sequence ATGTCGAACAATCAGCCGGGATTCAGCACGCTAGCCATTCACGCGGGGGCCCAGCCGGATCCCGCCACCGGCGCGCGCGCCACACCGATTTACCAGACCACCGCATTCGTCTTCGACGACGCCGATCACGCCGCCTCGCTGTTCGGCCTGAAGGCCTTCGGTAACATCTACACCCGCATCATGAACCCGACCCAGGCCGTGCTTGAAGAGCGGGTTGCGGCACTCGAAGGCGGCACAGCGGCGCTCGCCGTTGCCTCGGGTCATGCGGCGCAGCTGATCGTGTTCCACACCATCATGAGCCCGGGCGACAATTTTGTTGCCGCCAACCAGCTGTATGGCGGGTCGATCAACCAGTTCGGCAAATCCTTCAAGTCCTTCGACTGGCAGGTGCGCTGGGCCGATCCTGCCGACATGGCCAGCATCGAAAGCCAGATCGATGACCGCACCAAGGCGATCTTCGTGGAAAGCCTGGCCAATCCGGGCGGCACCTTTGTCGACATCAATGCCATTGCCGAAGTGGCGCGCAAGCATGGCCTGCCGCTGATCGTCGACAACACCATGGCCTCGCCCTATCTGATCCAGCCGATCGAGCACGGCGCCGACATTGTGCTGCATTCGCTGACCAAATTCATCGGCGGCCACGGCAATTCGATGGGCGGCATCATTGTCGATGGCGGGTCCTTCGACTGGTCCAAGTCCGGCAAATATCCGGCACTGTCCGAGCCGCGCTCGGAATATGGCGACGTCGTGCTGCACGAAACCTTTGGCAATTTCGCCTTTGCCATCGCCTGCCGCGTGCTCGGCCTGCGTGACCTCGGTCCGGCGATCTCGCCGTTCAACGCCTTCATGATCCTGACCGGTGCGGAGACCCTGCCGCTGCGGATGCAGCGCCATTGCGACAATGCGCTGGCTGTCGCCGAATGGCTGTCCAAACACGACAAGGTCAGCTGGGTGCATTATGCCGGCCTGCCGGATCACGACAACCACGCCCTGCAGCAGCGATATTCTCCCAAGGGTGCTGGCGCGGTCTTCACCTTCGGCCTCAAGGGTGGCTACGATTCAGGCGTGAAGTTTGTCGAGGGCCTCGAGATGTTCTCGCATCTGGCCAATATCGGTGACACGCGCTCGCTGGTCATCCATCCGGCATCGACCACCCACGCCCAGTTGTCTCCGGAGCAGCAGACTGCCGCCGGCGCCGGCCCGGACGTGGTGCGGCTGTCGATCGGTATCGAAGACGTCAAGGACATCATCGCCGACCTCGAGCAGGCGCTCGCCAAGGCCTGA
- a CDS encoding VOC family protein, translated as MTLSPRITMVTLGVADVAASTAFYQKLGFKRSSACNDSVTFFHMNGTVLGLFGRDALAADAGLEPTRPQSFEGVALCHNLESVAEVDAAWNFAVECGARPVKKPHEVFWGGYSGYFADPDGHLWELAHNPFMPLGEDGHMSLPD; from the coding sequence ATGACCCTGTCACCGCGCATCACCATGGTCACGCTCGGCGTTGCCGATGTGGCGGCTTCGACCGCGTTCTATCAAAAACTCGGCTTCAAGCGGTCCTCGGCCTGCAATGACAGCGTCACCTTCTTTCACATGAACGGCACCGTGCTCGGCCTGTTCGGGCGCGATGCGCTGGCTGCCGACGCGGGTCTGGAACCAACCCGGCCGCAAAGCTTCGAAGGCGTCGCCCTGTGTCACAATCTCGAATCCGTGGCCGAAGTCGACGCCGCCTGGAATTTCGCGGTTGAATGCGGTGCCAGGCCGGTGAAAAAGCCGCATGAGGTGTTCTGGGGCGGCTATTCCGGCTATTTCGCCGATCCCGACGGGCATTTATGGGAATTGGCCCACAACCCGTTCATGCCCCTGGGCGAGGACGGGCATATGAGCCTGCCGGACTGA
- a CDS encoding RICIN domain-containing protein codes for MISTGFSKAFALHARTRPMRKQTFLALLASFVLVVPFGAQAQEFDNGIYYRLTTMWQGEGKSLDVVNDGVNNKLILADTGNYSGQYWKVTRLDDGSYRLTTQWQGEGKSLDVVNDGTNNRLQLADTGNYSGQHWRVVRQSNGYYRLTTDWQGEGRSLDVVNDGVNNKLQLADTGDFSGQYWKIAAQ; via the coding sequence ATGATCAGCACAGGTTTTTCTAAAGCGTTTGCCCTTCACGCCCGAACTCGGCCGATGCGCAAGCAAACATTCTTGGCTTTGCTCGCATCATTTGTTTTAGTTGTTCCTTTTGGTGCGCAGGCCCAGGAATTTGACAATGGAATATATTATCGGCTGACCACCATGTGGCAGGGCGAAGGCAAGTCGCTCGATGTCGTCAATGACGGGGTCAACAACAAGTTGATCCTTGCCGACACCGGAAATTATTCCGGGCAGTACTGGAAAGTGACCAGGCTCGACGACGGATCTTACCGTTTGACAACGCAGTGGCAGGGCGAAGGCAAGTCTCTCGACGTTGTCAACGATGGCACAAACAACAGGCTGCAGCTCGCCGACACCGGCAATTATTCAGGTCAGCACTGGCGAGTTGTGCGCCAGTCAAACGGATATTATAGACTGACCACCGATTGGCAGGGCGAAGGCAGGTCTCTTGATGTTGTCAATGACGGGGTCAACAACAAGCTGCAGCTGGCCGATACCGGTGATTTTTCAGGCCAGTACTGGAAAATAGCCGCCCAGTGA
- a CDS encoding enoyl-CoA hydratase: MNVVELNPSTPAGLVKSEILNGVLRLEMNNPPANALSIALMQALKDALDATRQDKSIRVVIIASATPGKLFSAGHDLKELTLHRADEDRGRAFFARSMKLCAELMQTIVHLPVPVIAEVDGLATAAGCQLVASCDLAMCTDTSAFCTPGVNIGLFCSTPMVALSRNVHRKQAMEMLLTGETIDASTAREFGLINRIMPRQYLTQVVMKYADVIASKSPLTVKIGKEAFYRQAEMSLEDAYDYTAQVMVENMLARDAEEGMNAFIAKRTPEWTGE; encoded by the coding sequence ATGAACGTCGTAGAGCTGAACCCGAGCACGCCCGCCGGCCTGGTCAAGTCCGAAATCCTGAACGGCGTGCTGCGCCTGGAGATGAACAATCCGCCGGCAAATGCGCTGTCGATCGCGCTGATGCAGGCGCTCAAGGACGCGCTGGACGCGACGCGGCAGGACAAGTCGATCCGCGTGGTGATCATCGCTTCGGCCACGCCAGGCAAGCTGTTTTCTGCCGGTCATGACCTCAAGGAACTGACATTGCACCGCGCCGACGAGGACCGGGGCAGGGCGTTCTTTGCCCGCTCCATGAAGCTCTGCGCCGAGCTGATGCAGACGATCGTGCATCTGCCGGTGCCGGTGATTGCCGAGGTCGATGGCCTCGCCACCGCCGCCGGCTGCCAGCTTGTCGCCTCCTGCGATCTGGCAATGTGCACGGACACCTCGGCCTTCTGCACCCCCGGCGTCAATATCGGGCTGTTCTGCTCGACCCCTATGGTGGCGCTCAGCCGCAATGTCCATCGCAAGCAGGCCATGGAAATGCTGCTCACCGGCGAGACCATCGACGCCTCGACTGCGCGGGAATTCGGCTTGATCAACCGGATCATGCCGCGCCAGTACCTGACTCAAGTTGTGATGAAATACGCCGATGTCATTGCTTCCAAATCACCTTTGACGGTCAAGATCGGCAAGGAGGCCTTCTACCGCCAGGCCGAAATGTCGCTCGAAGACGCCTATGACTACACCGCCCAGGTGATGGTCGAGAACATGCTGGCCCGCGATGCCGAGGAAGGCATGAACGCCTTCATCGCCAAGCGGACGCCGGAATGGACCGGGGAGTAA
- a CDS encoding ATP-binding protein, producing MSLKNKIVMLACICALMSALLVGGISYYRIEAIVLDASVETLAGETRLLAQRFKFSYDQLKSDVQVLSQTPPIQGIARSTRNDGIDPQDGSSTRIWRDRLATIFSSMLATRQDYFQIRYIGVGDGGRELVRTNRTASGIEIVADGELQQKGNEPYFQGGLETLQNSVRFSEVSYNKERGTLDSTLVPTARVVMPVFDEEGTIFGMIVINAHYSEMLRRAFEEISPKENTFVLNNSGDYMEYTSNGTIGRFQFHDDYSAPPPLFVDKVLHTDLDEETFSSGSDVSYFVRLNIDPDNPDAFLGVVVRVPYQELMRSTFQARRDSLVGGGLLVLGCFAGSLVMARRFTAPLNKLTAEIKHSQGHKKLENLPLKRGDEIGDLARAFDQKTRELAANEAKLTAIVDNTVDGLFTTDANGTIETFNRACEGIFGYRAEDVIGRKVTLLMPALYLGGPEGGVRPAQTKAERDVEGCRKDASVFPLDLSMSKINIGDRIIHSGIVRDISERKRMEIMKDEFISTVNHELRTPLTSIQGSLGLLLALSGDKGDDKTRKLLKLSYDSCQRLSRLVNDILDMEKIAAGKLDYQLEVVEVCQLVADIVERQQSFSEKYGVDCVLRFDVAEAYVNLDQDRFDQALVNLLSNAAKFSEPGERVVVRVAMNPNSDVAVSVCDCGSGIPEAFRTKIFGKFAQADGSATRMKGGSGLGLNITKKIIEAFDGTVTFQSEEGVGSTFTFTLPACPPNKMRA from the coding sequence GTGTCTTTGAAGAACAAGATCGTCATGCTGGCCTGTATCTGTGCGTTGATGAGCGCGCTGCTGGTCGGCGGCATCAGTTACTACCGCATCGAGGCGATCGTTCTCGACGCTTCGGTCGAAACCCTGGCCGGTGAAACCCGTCTGCTGGCTCAGCGCTTCAAGTTTTCCTATGATCAGTTGAAAAGCGACGTTCAGGTGCTGTCGCAGACACCTCCCATCCAGGGCATCGCCCGCAGCACCCGGAATGACGGCATCGATCCGCAGGACGGGTCGAGTACCAGGATCTGGCGGGATCGCCTCGCCACCATCTTCTCGTCCATGCTGGCCACCCGGCAGGACTATTTCCAGATCCGCTACATCGGTGTCGGTGACGGCGGCAGGGAGCTGGTACGGACCAACCGGACCGCCTCCGGCATTGAAATTGTTGCCGATGGCGAGCTGCAGCAGAAGGGCAATGAGCCCTATTTTCAGGGCGGCCTCGAGACACTGCAAAACAGCGTCCGTTTTTCCGAAGTCAGCTACAACAAGGAGCGCGGCACGCTTGACAGCACGCTGGTACCGACCGCACGCGTGGTGATGCCCGTTTTTGACGAGGAGGGAACCATTTTCGGGATGATTGTCATCAACGCCCATTATTCGGAGATGCTGCGCCGGGCCTTCGAAGAGATCTCCCCGAAGGAAAACACCTTTGTCCTGAACAATTCCGGCGACTACATGGAATATACCTCCAACGGCACGATCGGGCGGTTTCAGTTCCACGACGATTATTCGGCGCCTCCGCCCCTCTTTGTGGACAAGGTGCTGCACACTGATCTCGATGAAGAGACCTTCTCCTCCGGTTCCGATGTGTCCTATTTTGTCCGCCTGAATATCGATCCGGACAATCCCGATGCCTTTCTGGGCGTGGTGGTCCGGGTGCCCTACCAGGAGCTGATGCGTTCGACCTTCCAGGCCCGCAGGGACTCGCTGGTCGGGGGCGGGCTGCTGGTTCTGGGCTGCTTTGCGGGCTCGCTGGTCATGGCCCGGCGGTTCACGGCGCCGCTCAACAAGCTGACCGCTGAAATCAAGCATTCGCAGGGCCACAAGAAGCTTGAAAACCTGCCGCTGAAGCGCGGCGACGAAATTGGCGACCTGGCGCGCGCCTTCGATCAGAAGACCCGTGAACTGGCCGCCAATGAAGCCAAGCTGACTGCCATTGTCGACAACACGGTCGATGGTCTGTTTACAACCGACGCCAATGGAACAATCGAAACCTTCAACCGCGCCTGCGAGGGCATATTCGGCTACCGCGCCGAGGACGTGATCGGACGGAAGGTCACCCTGCTGATGCCTGCGCTTTATCTGGGCGGACCAGAGGGCGGGGTGCGGCCGGCGCAGACGAAGGCAGAGCGCGACGTGGAAGGCTGCCGCAAGGATGCCAGTGTCTTTCCGCTCGATCTGTCGATGAGCAAGATCAATATCGGCGACCGGATCATCCACAGCGGCATCGTCCGCGATATCTCCGAGCGCAAGCGCATGGAGATCATGAAGGACGAGTTCATTTCCACCGTCAATCACGAGCTGCGCACGCCGCTGACGTCAATTCAGGGCTCGCTCGGGCTGCTGCTTGCTCTGTCTGGAGACAAGGGCGATGACAAGACGCGGAAACTTCTCAAACTGTCCTATGACAGCTGCCAGCGCCTGTCCCGCCTCGTCAATGACATTCTCGACATGGAAAAGATCGCCGCTGGCAAGCTCGATTATCAGCTCGAAGTGGTCGAAGTCTGCCAGCTTGTCGCCGACATTGTCGAGCGTCAGCAGTCCTTCTCCGAAAAATACGGCGTCGACTGCGTGCTGCGCTTTGATGTGGCGGAGGCCTATGTGAATCTCGACCAGGACAGGTTTGACCAGGCGCTCGTCAATCTGCTCTCCAATGCGGCGAAATTCTCCGAGCCTGGGGAGAGAGTCGTGGTCAGGGTCGCGATGAACCCGAATTCGGATGTGGCGGTCTCCGTCTGCGATTGCGGCTCCGGCATTCCCGAGGCCTTCCGCACCAAGATCTTCGGCAAGTTTGCCCAGGCCGATGGCTCGGCCACCCGGATGAAGGGCGGTAGCGGACTTGGGCTCAACATCACCAAGAAAATCATCGAAGCATTTGACGGCACGGTGACCTTCCAGAGTGAAGAAGGTGTGGGGTCGACCTTCACCTTCACTCTGCCGGCCTGTCCACCAAACAAAATGAGGGCCTAG
- a CDS encoding response regulator — translation MTDELINILYVEDDESIAQVVMMALEELGGFTAMHCDGGQKALDAVAGFAPQLILMDVMMPRMSGPETLENLKQMPEARDIPVVFMTAKVQTHEKEYYRSLGAVGVIAKPFDPMTLSDQVTALWRQAVAA, via the coding sequence TTGACGGACGAACTGATCAATATTCTGTATGTCGAGGATGACGAAAGCATCGCCCAGGTGGTGATGATGGCGCTCGAGGAGCTTGGCGGCTTCACCGCTATGCACTGCGACGGCGGCCAGAAGGCGCTCGATGCGGTTGCAGGCTTCGCGCCGCAACTGATCCTGATGGACGTGATGATGCCGCGCATGAGCGGTCCGGAAACCCTGGAAAACCTCAAGCAGATGCCCGAAGCCAGGGACATCCCCGTGGTCTTCATGACGGCCAAGGTGCAGACCCATGAAAAGGAATATTACCGCAGCCTCGGCGCGGTGGGCGTCATCGCAAAGCCCTTCGATCCGATGACACTCTCCGACCAGGTCACGGCGCTCTGGCGGCAGGCCGTCGCGGCCTGA